A stretch of Oncorhynchus masou masou isolate Uvic2021 unplaced genomic scaffold, UVic_Omas_1.1 unplaced_scaffold_1638, whole genome shotgun sequence DNA encodes these proteins:
- the LOC135538937 gene encoding grpE protein homolog 2, mitochondrial-like, which translates to MAIRCFFSARKNLNCVGRLQLLLSNDCSAVIGLYSTAAKRWGTGDDCHGDDTTDDSSHAGTNVRLLEMRASKLEEQVRELTERYKRVMADSDNVRRRTQKFVQDAKLFGIQSFCRDLVEVADLLKQTTGNLQAEEDERLAQIKDRLQGVFTKHGLMKMSPVGAKYDPYQHEIVCHTPAEGWEPGTVAVVKHDGYKLHGRTIRHAQVGIAVMTQEQD; encoded by the exons ATGGCTATACGCTGTTTTTTCTCGGCTCGAAAAAATCTGAACTGCGTCGGCAGATTACAACTCCTCTTGTCGAATGATTGCAG CGCCGTGATTGGCCTCTACAGCACAGCAGCAAAGCGGTGGGGAACAGGTGATGATTGCCATGGTGATGACACCACAGATGACTCCAGCCATGCGGGGACCAATGTGAGACTGCTGGAGATGAGAGCCAGCAAGCTGGAGGAGCAGGTCAGGGAGCTCACG GAAAGATACAAAAGAGTCATGGCTGATTCTGACAACGTTCGAAGAAGAACTCAGAAGTTTGTTCAAGACGCCAAGCTGTTTG GGATCCAGAGTTTCTGCCGTGACCTGGTGGAGGTAGCTGACCTGTTGAAACAGACGACAGGAAACCTGCAGGCGGAGGAGGACGAGAGACTTGCCCAGATCAAGGACCGACTGCAGGGGGTCTTTACAAAGCACGGCCTTATGAAGATGAGCCCTGTTGGGGCTAAATACGACCCTTACCAGCACGAGATAGTGTGCCACACTCCTGCTGAGGGATGGGAGCCTGGCACCGTTGCTGTGGTGAAGCATGATGGGTACAAGCTCCATGGACGCACCATCCGACATGCCCAGGTGGGCATTGCTGTGATGACACAGGAACAGGACTAA